In the genome of Oryzias melastigma strain HK-1 linkage group LG19, ASM292280v2, whole genome shotgun sequence, the window TCTGACCACAAGTTCTCCCATgattcctctggatcatccaaatggtcaCCTGGACATTTGCTGGTTTAAGCAGAGGAACCATGACGTCTTAAAGTATTACCAGCAGTAACCTTAGAAACGCTGGTCCCAGCTCATTTCAGGTCTGACCAGCTTCTCCTGTGTAGTTCTGGCCCGAGTCTTCCACTTTCTCAGGACCACTGAGACCCCAAGAGGTGAGATCTTACATGGAGCCCCAGTCCGAGGGGGATTGACAGTCATGTTtagcttcttccatttttttctaattgctCCAACATTGGatattttttcacaaagctGCTTGGCATTGTCCAGCCTTATGGAGGTCTACAATTTTATGGTgtcttttgacagctctttggtctatGGCATTTTAGTGGTTACTGATTGTATGGAGTGGACAGGTGTGATGTATTTATGCATCAGGGATATTTGGAGTGGAAGAATATTTAAAGATGGATTAACTGGTCTTTGAGGGCCAGAATTCTAGCTGATGTGTTCACTAATTTGCACCAgtagtgtaaaaataaaatacacatttctagatttttctttttaacttgcaTCTCACAGTGGACATTCACTTAAGATGAAAATGTCAGACCACTCCATGATTTCTGAgtgggagaacatgcaaaacCACAGGATGTTCAAATACTTTAAGATTACTGCCATTACAGCTAGGCAAAgggaaggaaaaataaaacaaaaaacacacaaatttgaTCACATCATCAAAAATTCTCATCTTGTCCTGAGttggcaacatttttttcccccattaaCCAGATTAAAATCTCCAGACATTGCAAGAATGACTGCAACAGCTTGAACATATAGAATAAACCAACTTTATTTGAATCTTTCCAAATTCTGACAATATGGCAGGGACACTGAAATGTACAGGATAAAAAAACTGTCTAGAAATGGCTCTTTTGCAACAATGTTAACCAGTAACTTTAACGGAAGATAAATCTCagacatatttagaaaatattcgAGGTATAAGGTtaagttttctgtgtttttggtaCATTATAGGGTAAATTGTGAAGAATTCTTTCAAGTTTAATCAGATCCATTGACCTTATTTGAGAAACTTTGcaaagcaggaagcttgtgtCTGTGTGCTGCAGCGACTTCTACAGAGTGTGTTTATCAAACAGGTATTCGCCCAGAGAGCCATTCGTCTCCGATGTAACCAGGCGGCCGAGGCTTCCGATGTAATCTCCCAGCGTCTTGATGGTATCGTGGCTGTCGATGAGGAAGTGCTGCTCAAGGAAATCGCAGAACTGtggaagacagaaaaatgttagGTACACTTCAGAATGATGCGACAGCTCGGGGACGCCAGAATGGTGCCACTTACATGTGCATCATGGTGAGCGTCTGCTCTGTGGTGCACATCAGTGATGCATTTGTTTAGAGTCTTCTGGTAATCCAAGGAGTATGTCAAAGCATCCAGGCCACTTTTCCAGTCATCTTTGCTTGGTTTCTGGAAGCGAGAAAGACACTTCCTTAAATTTTCAGGGGGTGAAAGCATAACAAGAAAAGGTGAGGCCTTTTAGAAAACCAACATACTGCAACATTTTGAAGCAAAATCCGGCCTCCTCTCAAGTTCTGGTATTCCAGAAGCTTCTCGGCTTGATCCCTTTCCTTCTCGGAGCGTTCCAGGAAAAAACTGGAGAATTTTGGCAACGCAACATCATCCCTGTCAAAATACATCCCCTGCAAAACAAAGAAGATTAAGAGATGACAGCAGAAACTAGCATTAGTGAGTTTTAACGGCACAGAATGTAGCTGAATAATAATCCTACCAGGGACAGATAGGTGTAGGAAGCATTCAGCTTCAGGTTGATGAGCTTGTTGATGTCTCCTTCGGTCTCTGCATGGAAGTTGTGTCTGACTGCAGACTGCATTTCTGAAACAGAAGTaaaactcagcttttttttcctatttttttaaaggagaaagTGGTagaattttgactaaaaagacGAACAGCTCCGCTAACTAACCTATAGTTTGGAAATGTGAAGTACGACACANNNNNNNNNNNNNNNNNNNNNNNNNNNNNNNNNNNNNNNNNNNNNNNNNNNNNNNNNNNNNNNNNTCCGTTTGTGCTGTAAGGTGGTGACTGATAGATAAAAAGTTAGctaaactagcaaaaaaatagGGTGAATTAAGTGGCAAATTGCCAAACAAAAGATAAAGCGAAtaattagaaaagcaaattattGACACCGCTTCttaaattattgattttaaaatgaacaaacacgagtttgttgattttatttgaagaaatgtGCTCACCTTCAGCTTTGTTGTTTACACGACGAGAGAGGAGCCTTTAACGCCCTGcagctttcttcttctttatatAAGCTGAGGTGGAGCAGACGCCGCGGCTGCTCATTGTCGCCCCCTGCTGTTTTTCAGAGGTAATCCCActgtgggatttaaaaaaaagagaacatttattttgactaaaatacaataaaagaaatgtttttttttctttcaagaaaaGCAATATGTGTAGGAAATTAATCTTGTATTTAACATGCTGAGAAgcattttattatctttaatCTCACATGTTACAATATGTCTATGAATAATTCTAaatataaattcatattttgataTAATGCTTTCTCTTCTGACGCagtgtctatctatctatttaaaaaaaacaacaacaaatttaGCTTATGTCATCATAAATTAACCTCTATAATGAGAGGTTTTGCACTGTGTTTAATGTTTAACACACTTTAGTTGCTGaaagctgttctttttttcttttcttttccacatattataatttaatggttgttttttcttaatgtttcaTTATTAGCTATAATGCAAAGCTGTTGTCTACCTGTAAACCAAGTGAATCACCTCTCAGGAGACAAAGCTGCTCATTGCTGGTTTGGAGATACTTGGCTGATGAATGTTTTTCATAGGGTTGCTTAAATGTTTGAGTAAATCATATGTGAACGTTGAATTAggattcactttttctgtttgttttattttNNNNNNNNNNNNNNNNNNNNNNNNNNNNNNNNNNNNNNNNNNNNNNNNNNNNNNNNNNNNNNNNNNNNNNNNNNNNNNNNNNNNNNNNNNNNNNNNNAAACTTCCTTTTGGagagaaacatatttttcatcaCTCTTTCAGCTTAAGatgctttaaatgtttaaaaaatatttggctAAAATAGCATTTGCCCGTCATCGTgcagttgatcattttttgccttttttgcagttttaaactGATTAAACCATTAAGTAATACTAAAAAGCTCTAGCAACTTATTAACCCTTATTGAATGACATAAAGTGCTTTTTCAGCACTTTCAGTGACCAACTGTACTAATcagcagaaatgcttttttgttgAGTATTGTTGTCTTCTGTACAAACAATAGAGGGCAGCAACAAACTACAATGAAGTGTGGCCAAAATATCACATTGCTACCCTCTAGTGTATTTTTGAAGTATGAGTACACACTATATTACCAGAAGTActggctcacccatccaaatgatcagaatctggtgtcctaatcacttggcCACAGGTTATAAAATCaacaacatcagtgtgtgacctgaccaattgGTCTAGAAACATTCCTCAACCTTAatagaagagttgaagctgtaatagcAGTAAAACGTGGACCGACATCATAATGAACTCTGTGGGTTAGGAATAGGATGGTACTTCAGATcatgtgagtcaaggcaggttagtgaatacttttggtaatatagtgtgcCAGGTATGCTTTGACATATGACTGGTCATATACCAAGCAACAGACAAAGTCCATCCTCGTCTGCAAGGTAATCACAATGAATGAGCAATACAAGATAATAATCTATAGGATCTATTTAAAGAACCGTTGTAATTATACCCAAAAATACAGAAGTAGAGGAAGCCTTTGTGAAGCAGCACTAGAGATTCAAAGTCCGTGTCTGAAATGCAAATGGTTTTGTCGTTTACCAGAACAGTTCAATGGAAGGTGAAAGTACAATGAAAGGaatcaaattgaaaaaaggaagaaaaaagagacttaaataaagaacaaactgctactcaaatgtttttttttctttttatccacaTATTCAATATAAGTGGTTTTACAACAGGCACTCCTTCTGTTCCTAGATCTGcaaacagttttgaaatgagTCACCTTTTCACGGGATTGTGCCTTTAAGTCTTCTCACACACCTTCTCCACATGGCTCTTTTTCAGAGTTGGACCACTTTTTGGGCAAAGTGTTTAAGCTATTTGTGAAAAGTTTGTACATTACTGTCCTGAATCCTCCAATTTTTATGGTTTCTCTGTCTTGCAGTTATCCAACCCTCCGTTTTTATTCCCATGTGTTGGAAAAATTCCTTCACTTCCTTAATTATCGTTTGGCATCAATCTTATAATCTGAATTATATGACCATTATCCCTTCAATCTTATCACACAGTTTTCTATCAACCAACAAAAATCCACCCGAACAACTTCTTCAATGCATTCTAATATATGGTATAAATCCTGATAATGCAGTCATTCTACAACCAAACTTTGAACTTTAAATAACTCAATGCAGTTAAAGCTGCTGAAGAAAGACTTTGCTTGTTTACAATCTTTCACCCgtaaaatttcacacactgtCACTTCTGTGTTTGAAAAGTACACATCCCATTTACTCACGTCATAGTGTTCACTTTTTGATTACAATTttgtgtataattttgacaaaaactatttttatggagagtaaaataatgaaagttatgaaggtttaagttgatttattctggaaacacatttctgtctgtttattattcataattatcttaaaaggTTATTGCTTTAAAGTGTGGAAAAATTaccattctgctagctttttggactattttggcatttactaagatttctttaggctaatttggagtttagctaacattttagctacatgctagctgttttggctaatttaggcttaaaaaaactttttaggctgttttggagttaggctaatatttacacgctagctgcttcggctaatttaggcttttttctgtttttttttttagttattttgaagtatagctgttttttcagctacatgctagctattttggctaacctacgttttattttgtgtctcttttggcatttagctaatattttagctggctatcagcttcaatgtcttcagctattagcttcattgatttcagctattagcttcattgatttcagctattagcttcattgatttcagctattagcttcattgatttcagccatcaacttgagcgtttttagctattagcttcagaattttagctttcaatttcagcatcttcagcggccaagttccgcttacagcattcacattagaattgtcgcaggtaatgctatatatctagtacataattatgttaaaaagctacggtttaaatttttaaagatgtagttttagagtgttctataaatgtttatcctgttcagctgcgacctaaggcgtgttttggattttggccccttataggattgagtttgacacccctgatctaatgtTTCTCTTGACTTTGAAGTTAtatgattatatttatatatatttttttatacatataattGCAAATAGTCTGGCGCGAAGGGGGTTAATATCTAACTTTGTGTGAGTTTACAGAATGGCTAATCCCATCTACTAAAACGCCCAtgactgttttctgtttgtcatAGAGGAACAACCAGTTGTTTAAACTCAAGCATTTCTGTGATCATCTTAAAGTCCTCAGTCActcaaaaagtcttaaaagtcaaaataactAGTGTTTGTTAAAAGCATCGTCTTAACCactgatataaaaaataagttaagtATGAGACAAGCATCCTTTAATAcgtttatttgacattttgcacatttatttcTATCCTTTAAGTTTTAATCCTGCATTTTCTAGtcatttctggtgttttttaacCGTAAATTACTTTGCAAAAACCTCACAAAAgcaagtctattttttttttacaattaggGCTGATCtgcattttaaaactattaaactttgaatttcaaatgaatttttaataataaaaaaaatcatacaatcaGCTCCCTGTTATGCTGACTTTAATACAACTCGTATAATATTGAAATGTAATGATACTGTTATCAGTTGTGAATGTTGCTTCCTCATTGTTTCTGCGTTAAACTCAAgcaagaaaaaagcttttctgatGCGATATCGCCGTGTTTATTGAGCTCTTGTGGTAAACGATGCCGTAAACTCTGGCTTGACTTACCATTTTCTGTTTGCACTTCCTTATTGATTTCAGCCATAAGGAAGCAATACTTCACCCTATCAGCTCCCTGAAACTTATaaacagaaactatgtccttcaAAGCAATGtatctgatttaaaaataaattaaaaaaataaatgaagaaagaatTTTAAGGACATAGAAGTTTTGAGAAGCGTTTTTAGAGctcttttcaaagttttatttatcatCAATAAATGTCTCACCAGCTCATATCACGGCCCACATAAAGCAATCCGCTGCTTGTAAACCTTTGAGGCCGTCCTATTTGCTTCGCTGACCCTGTATGACAGTTGACAAGGAAGTGGCAGGCGGAGCAAAGGTTTCTGCGCTGGTGAAGTGCAGGGCCAAAAAGGAGAAGCAGTTATTTACTTTGTGTCACGGCAGAATGTGCCGGGATCAGAGGTTAGAGAAGGAGGAAggtgttaaaaattaaaagtcaaCACTTCTACAATTAAAGTTAAGGAAAGGCTTTGCCACTTGTGTTGTTTTGGTCAACAGCTCTGGAAAAAAGAGCTCAACGGCACCTTGGGATTACAAAATAATTGGACAGTCTAGTAGCATGTGTACAGGATATTaatcaaaaatgaagcttatatCCTTTAAGGCTGACCGCCTGTTGCTGTGCGTCATCTTCAATCTGCTCTGggtaagtcttttttttttaacttaacctgaaacaaaaaaaggatccCAACAATTCAATTTGACCCACTATGGAGGATCAAACAAAGGAAACCGTTTCTGTGACATTGTTAAACTTGAGGACTTTCTCAGGTTGTGAAACAAGAGCTGCGTTTATCTTTCCTCTTCCCTCCGTGGGATATTCAGAAATGAGGAAATAAgtaaaacacattcatttttaaaaaaatatataatacttTTCTTGATCAATCTCGTATTAAAACTATAGTACTCTCAATGACTTCAAAGGTAAAGGCGTGTAGCTCTATGATAACCTCCAGAGCCACACGAGGCTCTTTAACTTCTCCAATGAGgctctggttaaataaaaaaaaaggtttttattttaaaaacaataaaaggacACTATGTAtcacaactaaaacattttgacagatttttgtgtacTGGGTAGGACAGAAAATCCTTAGAGAGGTCAGTAAGTACAACCAGAATTGGTACTTTTAGGGCAATGGATTACGAGgcggattttttattttttttttaaaacaaattgaaggACTTTAAGTGTGTTCTATGgctaaaaagataaatataggGTCACTTATATGTAATTTTAGCTTGATAGAGTAAAACATTCTGGACCAAGAAGCACCGCaagggtaaaaaaaactttcatttttgttttgtcttttattttgaaagtaacaaaaacttaaatacaaATCGGTGTCTTATTTTCCAAAGGgtaaagtcagactttgtggctccttctgggttGTTGTCAGTGAGAAATGGACCCGAATGGCCTTCAAATTATTCAGAACATTGTTAGAATTTTGGATTGTTTAATCTAAACTTGTTGAACAACAAAACTAttaattctaaaatgtttaaattcaaataGGATTCTTGATTTTTAGCGTCTAAAGTAGACAAATTAAGCTGCtccactttattttctttacttgagTAATTTAACagaagtaattttaaaataacttttttctgttttaccttaaaaatacaCTTGCTGACACCATTTGACATGGAATTTGtcataaaacagtaaaactcttatttttttccttttgaaaatgTCCCCTTTTTCTCTAAGTAATTCCTGTTTGGCCACCCCTTCTGTTCAAATATATCTAAAAACCATAAATAGagctgaaaaaagcagaaataacaCCGTGAGGAGCAATCTGAGTTTCCATAAACTTCATTTTTGCCAAGTCAGGTTTGCTGCGACACCCGTTTTATGAACTAGCAGTTGGAGGATGTGGGGAGAAAAGGgcgttttctttcatttctttttgtgCGCTTACTTTTCCTTTGTGTTTAGGTTGTCTCTGACGGCACCACAACATCACCGacaagcactggaagctcttTAACTACAACCAGTTTAATGACAACACCTAaaccaagtgagtgtgatgtattcaattctcatttttttaatcatgagataaagcaacatttttattttaggtaaaaCTTCCc includes:
- the zgc:56095 gene encoding ferritin, heavy subunit; the encoded protein is MQSAVRHNFHAETEGDINKLINLKLNASYTYLSLGMYFDRDDVALPKFSSFFLERSEKERDQAEKLLEYQNLRGGRILLQNVAKPSKDDWKSGLDALTYSLDYQKTLNKCITDVHHRADAHHDAHFCDFLEQHFLIDSHDTIKTLGDYIGSLGRLVTSETNGSLGEYLFDKHTL